The Aspergillus chevalieri M1 DNA, chromosome 5, nearly complete sequence genome includes a region encoding these proteins:
- a CDS encoding uncharacterized protein (COG:S;~EggNog:ENOG410PWSP;~InterPro:IPR021858;~TransMembrane:1 (i156-179o)), with the protein MDHIFINIKEPSDALQLAKKTTVRSHVARRQWKAHAETNKDRKRKREEYLPFRIELDCSGLMNNGQLPQLSIVPEGEDENHTAQTQYAGQTTTAATFMLPSIPMMIGGLRVDPFRSYPIEFRSFLPYLVDHYLVSMAVDIPELDQPGNRGLLRTRWFPLVMTEPSLFLVIMLIAASHYASVQHNTTELRLNLLSMRGEAVQSINQSLAKQYRTINDALVGAIAKMASYEAMFGNVDTYGVHMQGLRQIVNLRGGLDGLGLGGLLRRIVVWIDRNGAFLNGSMLYFPGATFVPGQPLPDPNPGHFLGAS; encoded by the exons ATGGACCATATTTTCATCAACATCAAAGAACCCAGCGACGCTCTGCAGCTCGCTAAAAAGACTACCGTTCGATCGCATGTCGCTCGTCGTCAATGGAAGGCTCATGCTGAAACGAACAAGGAccggaaaaggaaaagggaggaatACCTCCCATTTCGGATCGAACTGGATTGCTCAGGGTTGATGAACAATGGACAACTCCCACAACTGTCGATAGTGCCGGAGGGTGAAGATGAGAATCATACAGCCCAAACCCAATACGCAGGGCAAACCACTACTGCTGCTACCTTCATGCTACCCTCTATACCAATGATGATAGGAGGTCTACGTGTCGATCCATTCCGATCATACCCCATCGAATTCAGATCATTCCTTCCATACCTCGTGGATCACT ACCTAGTAAGCATGGCTGTCGACATTCCCGAGCTAGACCAGCCCGGAAACCGTGGCCTGCTGCGCACGCGATGGTTCCCCCTCGTTATGACCGAACCGAGTCTCTTTCTGGTAATCATGTTGATCGCAGCGTCACATTATGCATCCGTGCAACACAACACCACCGAGCTCAGACTCAATCTCCTCAGTATGCGTGGTGAAGCCGTGCAATCCATCAACCAATCTCTCGCCAAACAATACAGGACGATAAATGATGCCTTAGTCGGCGCAATAGCCAAAATGGCCAGTTATGAGGCTATGTTCGGCAATGTGGACACATATGGTGTGCACATGCAGGGTCTGCGTCAGATTGTGAATCTTCGAGGTGGACTCGATGGACTTGGATTGGGCGGGCTATTGCGTAGGATTGTGGTCTGGATTGATCGGAATGGTGCGTTCCTTAACGGTTCGATGCTGTATTTTCCAGGGGCGACGTTCGTTCCTGGGCAGCCGTTGCCGGATCCTAACCCGGGGCATTTTCTTGGTGCTTCGTGA
- a CDS encoding uncharacterized protein (COG:Q;~EggNog:ENOG410PN8H;~InterPro:IPR036291,IPR002347;~PFAM:PF08659,PF00106,PF13561;~go_process: GO:0055114 - oxidation-reduction process [Evidence IEA]), translating into MSLQGQVSLITGGAKNLGAATARELANAGASLALHYNSPSSKNDAAQLESELKQKHPSIKVAFYQADLTTAGAVEKLFQHTLKDFGKIDIVVNNVGKVLKKPITEISEKEYDEMFAINSKAAFFILKEAAKHVSDGGKIISVVTALLGAFTGFYTSYAGSKAPVEHFTRGVCKELQSRRISVNNVAPGPMDTPFFYPQESPEAVEFHKSNGLGGRLTEVTDIAPIIRFLCTEGGWITGQTLFANGGYTTR; encoded by the exons ATGTCCCTCCAAGGCCAAGTCTCTTTGATTACCGGCGGCGCAAAGAACCTCGGCGCCGCAACCGCCCGCGAACTAGCCAACGCCGGCGCATCCCTCGCCCTCCACTACAACTCACCCAGCAGCAAGAACGACGCCGCACAGCTCGAGTCGGAGCTGAAGCAGAAGCACCCCTCTATCAAGGTGGCTTTTTACCAGGCCGACCTCACGACTGCGGGCGCTGTGGAGAAGCTGTTCCAGCATACGCTGAAGGACTTCGGCAAGATTGATATTGTTGTGAACAATGTGGGCAAGGTGTTGAAGAAGCCTATTACGGAGATTAGTGAGAAGGAATATGATGAGATGTTTGC GATCAACTCCAAGGCTGCTTTCTTCATCCTGAAAGAAGCCGCTAAGCATGTTTCGGACGGCGGAAAGATCATCTCAGTTGTGACCGCGCTGCTGGGTGCTTTCACTGGCTTCTACACTTCCTATGCTGGTAGCAAGGCTCCAGTTGAGCACTTCACTCG CGGCGTGTGCAAGGAACTCCAGTCCCGTCGCATCAGCGTCAACAATGTTGCTCCCGGTCCCATGGATACCC CCTTCTTCTACCCCCAAGAATCCCCCGAAGCCGTCGAATTCCACAAATCCAACGGCCTGGGAGGCCGTCTCACCGAAGTCACCGACATCGCTCCGATAATCAGATTCCTGTGCACGGAGGGCGGATGGATCACGGGCCAAACACTCTTCGCGAACGGTGGTTACACGACTCGGTAG